The window CTGGGAATGGATTTCCATTACCCATACCCGCATGGATAATACCTTTAGCACCACCAGCAACAGCAGCTTTGACTAAGCTGTCTGTATCTTCTGGGTGAGCAAAAAGAATGTCAACACGTGGAAGGTCTTCGAGTTTGCTAACGTCAAATTCAGAGTTAACAGTGTGTTTACGTGTTGGTTGCATTAAGTACTTAACATCACCATAGTAAACAGTACCGATTTTACCTGCATTTGGAGAAGCAAATGCATTGACAGAGCTTGTATTCACTTTAGTAACTTCTCTAGCACTGTGGATTTCGTCATTCATAACAACCACAACACCTTTTCCTACTGTCTCTTTGCTTGTAACAACGTTAACGGCATTTAAAAGGTTCATAGGACCATCAGCACTCATAGATGTACCTGAACGCATAGCACCTACTAAAACAACAGGTTTTTTGCTTTTAACAGTTAAGTCTAAGAAGTAAGCAGTCTCTTCCATGGTGTCTGTACCATGAGTAATGACAACACCATCGATGTCTGATTGTGCTAGGAGTTCGTTGACTCTTTTAGCCAATTTCAACCATACTTTGTTGTTCATCTCTTGAGAACCAATGCTAGAGATTTGCTCACCTTTAACCGTTGCAATGTCATTGATTGCTGGAACGGCTGCAAGAAGTTTATCGACCGTAACGGCACCTGCTGAGTAAGAACTCTTAATCTCAGATGTGCCCGCACCTGCGATAGTACCACCAGTGGCTAAAATGGCAATAGTAGGCTTTGCCATCAAACAAGAAGAAGCACCAATCAGTGCCAACGCTACAATAGATTTGTTAAAAAAATTCATACAATACTCTCCTTATAAAAAAGTTGTTTGACATGTAAAACAAATCGGGTCTAAGAGACCCGAGCGAGAAAGCAAAATTATCTTATCTGCCTCAAAGAGGCAAGCTTTTCAAAGAAACATCGAGCATAGCTCTTGTTTTGTGCTGTAGTGGCTAACGTAGGCTTTGGAGCTTTACCCCAAAACCCGTTATCAAAAAAGACCTTGTAGGTCTTTTTTATAGGATCATACCACCGATAGCGAAAGCAAAAAGAACAGAAAGTGCAATGGCAATAACGCCAGGAATAACGAATGGGTGGTTAAAGACATATTTACCAATACGAGTTGAACCGGTATCGTCCATCTCAACGGCTGCAATCAATGTTGGGTATGTAGGAAGTACGAAAAGCGCACTTACCGCTGCAAACGAAGCGACAACAGTGAGTGGTGAAACACCAAGAAGTAAGGCACTTGGAATAAGCGCTTTAGCTGTTGCTGCTTGTGAATAAAGAAGTGTACTTGCACAGAAAAGTACAACAGCAAGTAACCATGGATAAACGTTAAGTAAATCACCTGCAAATGCTTTAATCTCTTTGATGTGATTTGCAACAAAAGTATCGCCCAACCATGCAACACCAAGAACACAAATACATGCACTCATACCTGATTTAAAGGTTGCAGAGTTAAGAACTTGCGCAGTCTCGATTTTTGTAAAGAAAGAGATAAATGTAGCAGCAGCAAACATGAAAAGCATGATGGCTTCATTTCTTGGAAGAACAGGATTTTTAATTACACCTACTTTATCACTAATCAGTGTTGCATAAATAACAACAGCAATAATAGAAATAAGGAAGATAGCAACGGAAAGTTTTGCACCTGGTTTGATTTCCAATTTAGCATTGCCTCTGGTTTTAATAAGCCCTTTAGCAAGTCTGTCTTGATAAATTTCATCATCTTTAAGATCTTTGCCCAAGAAGTTAGCTACCACAGCAGCACACATACATGCAAGGAAAGAAGAAGGAATAAGAATCGCTAGTAGCTCTAAATAACCAATACCTTGTTTCTCCATAACACCACTTAGAAAAACAACAGCAGCAGAAATAGGAGAAGCTGTAATAGCAACTTGTGAAGCAACAACCGCAATACTTAAAGGACGAGATGGGCGAATGCCTTGCTCTTTTGCCACTTCAGCAATAACAGGAAGTGTTGAAAATGCTGTATGACCCGTACCTGCAAAAAATGTCATAACATACGTTACGATAGGGGCAAGAATAGTGATTTGTTTAGGGTTTTTGCGCAAGATTTTCTCAGCGATACTGACCATATAGTCAAGTCCGCCAGCCACTTGCATAGCACCAATAGCTGCAATAACAGACATAATAATCAAAATAACATCGATAGGAATCGATCCTAATTTAAGCCCAAGACCAAGTGTTAAAACTAAAACACCCAATCCTCCCGCATATCCGATACCAATACTACCCAGTCTTGCACCAAAAAAGATGGCGGCAAGAACGACGATAACTTCTAACCATAACATGGAAACTCCTTTTAATATATCTTCATTAACTTCTTTCATCGCTTTATCAAAGCGATCAAAGCAATCAAAGCAATCAAAGCAATCAAAGCAATCAAAGCAATCAAAGCAATCAAAGCAATCAGGTGCCACAAGAAAGTAGTAGTGGTGTGAAAGGAAGTTGTCAGCCTTCCTTGTGGCACTGAAAAACTATTTTTTAGAGTTCGAGAAGAACCCTTAACGTAGGTTTCAAAGCTTTAAAAACTACGTTAACACACGGGCTTTTCACAGAGAAAAACCCGCATGACTCGGTACGTTTACTTTTTATCGTAAGTACGAGGCTTAATCATGTTTTCTGGTTTGATGATGTCATCAAGCTCAGCTTTAGCTAAAAGACCACGAGCTAGAACGATGTCATACACAGAACCACCAGTTTCTAGTGCTTCTTTTGCAACTGAAGTTGAGTTCTCATAACCAATAAATGGATTAAGAGCAGTGACAAGTCCAATGCTGTTAAGCACAAGTGCTTTACATCTCTCAGGATTTGCAGTGATACCATCGACACATGTCGTTGCCAAAGCCTCAAAAGCATTTTTCATCATGTTAACAGAGTTGAAAAGGTTAAAAGCGATAACAGGCTCAAATACATTAAGTTGTAATTGACCACCCTCACATGCCATAGTAACCGCAACGTCTGTACCGATAACTTGGAAACATACTTGGTTAACAACCTCAGGCATAACTGGGTTAACTTTACCTGGCATAATTGAACTACCTGGTTGCATTGCTGGAAGATTGATTTCGCCAAAACCTGTTCTTGGACCTGAGCTTAATAAACGAAGGTCATTACAA is drawn from Sulfurospirillum arsenophilum NBRC 109478 and contains these coding sequences:
- a CDS encoding type II asparaginase gives rise to the protein MNFFNKSIVALALIGASSCLMAKPTIAILATGGTIAGAGTSEIKSSYSAGAVTVDKLLAAVPAINDIATVKGEQISSIGSQEMNNKVWLKLAKRVNELLAQSDIDGVVITHGTDTMEETAYFLDLTVKSKKPVVLVGAMRSGTSMSADGPMNLLNAVNVVTSKETVGKGVVVVMNDEIHSAREVTKVNTSSVNAFASPNAGKIGTVYYGDVKYLMQPTRKHTVNSEFDVSKLEDLPRVDILFAHPEDTDSLVKAAVAGGAKGIIHAGMGNGNPFPATEAGLGEAVKKGVVVARSSRVPTGSTTLEGEVDDAKFGFIAVDSLNAQKARVLLMLGLTKTNDKKALQKMFLEY
- a CDS encoding anaerobic C4-dicarboxylate transporter; its protein translation is MLWLEVIVVLAAIFFGARLGSIGIGYAGGLGVLVLTLGLGLKLGSIPIDVILIIMSVIAAIGAMQVAGGLDYMVSIAEKILRKNPKQITILAPIVTYVMTFFAGTGHTAFSTLPVIAEVAKEQGIRPSRPLSIAVVASQVAITASPISAAVVFLSGVMEKQGIGYLELLAILIPSSFLACMCAAVVANFLGKDLKDDEIYQDRLAKGLIKTRGNAKLEIKPGAKLSVAIFLISIIAVVIYATLISDKVGVIKNPVLPRNEAIMLFMFAAATFISFFTKIETAQVLNSATFKSGMSACICVLGVAWLGDTFVANHIKEIKAFAGDLLNVYPWLLAVVLFCASTLLYSQAATAKALIPSALLLGVSPLTVVASFAAVSALFVLPTYPTLIAAVEMDDTGSTRIGKYVFNHPFVIPGVIAIALSVLFAFAIGGMIL